One region of Faecalibacter bovis genomic DNA includes:
- a CDS encoding four helix bundle protein — translation MNNLNDLKVWNKAVELSVQIYSLTTHFPEIEKFGLINQMRRASVSIASNIAEGAGRNSKKEFKQFLAISHGSSYELLTQLEISFKLKFCSEDEFLHLKNKIIEIQKMNFALQQKLITKD, via the coding sequence ATGAATAATCTAAATGATTTAAAAGTTTGGAATAAGGCTGTTGAGTTATCTGTACAAATTTACAGTTTAACGACTCACTTTCCTGAAATTGAAAAATTTGGATTGATTAATCAAATGAGAAGAGCATCGGTTTCAATTGCATCTAACATTGCTGAAGGAGCAGGAAGGAATTCGAAAAAAGAATTCAAACAATTTTTAGCGATTTCTCATGGTTCAAGTTATGAATTACTAACACAATTAGAAATTTCGTTTAAGTTGAAATTTTGTTCAGAGGATGAATTTCTACATCTAAAAAATAAAATTATTGAGATTCAAAAAATGAATTTCGCATTACAACAAAAACTAATTACTAAGGACTAA
- a CDS encoding MarR family winged helix-turn-helix transcriptional regulator has protein sequence MLRDDLTIDYLLRSTWLAVQKMYNEQASEYDSTMVYAFTLLSIDPKTGTPSTSLGPKMGIEPTSLSRTLKNLEDRKFIVRKPNPEDGRSVLITLTNEGLKMRDTSKRFVLQFNNAINENIEPEKMKIFFEVMVKINQLISDRKIFKK, from the coding sequence ATGTTAAGAGACGATTTAACGATTGACTATTTATTGCGATCAACATGGTTGGCCGTACAAAAAATGTATAATGAACAAGCAAGCGAGTATGACTCGACTATGGTATATGCCTTTACATTATTGTCTATCGATCCCAAAACAGGTACGCCAAGTACTTCGTTAGGGCCTAAAATGGGTATTGAGCCTACAAGTTTATCAAGAACTTTGAAAAATCTTGAAGACAGAAAATTTATAGTACGTAAACCAAATCCAGAAGACGGTAGAAGTGTTTTAATAACATTAACTAATGAAGGGTTGAAAATGAGGGATACTTCTAAAAGATTCGTATTACAATTTAATAATGCAATTAATGAAAATATAGAACCAGAAAAGATGAAGATATTTTTTGAAGTAATGGTAAAGATTAATCAATTAATATCTGATCGTAAAATATTCAAAAAATAA
- a CDS encoding SIR2 family NAD-dependent protein deacylase, translating to MKKIVVLTGAGISAESGISTFRDSNGLWENHDIMKVASIEGWHSNPQLVLDFYNIRRSQLKNVEPNAAHYFLAELENQFDVTIITQNVDNLHERAGSSKIIHLHGELNKVRSVRNDEVTYDCTENIYLGDLAKDGGQLRPHIVWFGESVPKMDHAIDLTLQADIFVVIGTSLQVYPAASLLDYVKFDAQIICIDPNELSISSKIVHIKKSATEGVKDLISYL from the coding sequence ATGAAGAAAATTGTAGTACTTACAGGTGCTGGTATTAGTGCTGAAAGTGGTATTTCTACTTTTAGAGATTCAAATGGTTTATGGGAAAATCACGATATTATGAAAGTAGCCTCAATCGAAGGTTGGCATTCAAATCCTCAATTAGTTTTAGATTTTTATAATATTCGCCGTTCTCAATTAAAAAATGTAGAGCCCAACGCAGCGCATTATTTCTTAGCAGAATTAGAAAATCAATTTGATGTTACAATCATCACCCAAAATGTCGATAATTTACACGAACGTGCTGGTTCGTCAAAAATTATTCATTTACATGGCGAGCTAAATAAAGTTAGAAGTGTGCGCAACGATGAGGTAACTTACGATTGTACAGAAAATATTTACCTTGGTGATTTAGCAAAAGACGGTGGTCAGCTTCGCCCGCATATAGTTTGGTTTGGCGAATCCGTTCCTAAAATGGATCATGCAATAGATCTTACTTTACAAGCAGACATCTTTGTGGTTATCGGAACTTCACTTCAAGTTTATCCTGCCGCATCTCTTTTAGATTATGTAAAATTCGATGCTCAAATTATTTGTATTGATCCGAATGAACTTTCGATCAGTTCAAAGATTGTCCATATCAAAAAATCAGCAACAGAAGGCGTGAAAGATTTGATTAGTTACTTATAG
- a CDS encoding 3-hydroxyacyl-CoA dehydrogenase/enoyl-CoA hydratase family protein, translated as MRRHIKHVTVLGSGVMGSGIACHFANIGVEVLMLDMVPRELTPQEQAKGLTLESKVVRNRTAQSHLDAALKSNPSPIYDKAFASRITVGNFDDDLEKIKNSDWVIEVIIERLDIKQAMFEKVDALRKPGTLVTSNTSGIPIHMMSEGRSEDFQKHFCGTHFFNPPRYLKLFEVIPGPKTDQSVLDFFMNYAGLFLGKTAVLCKDTPGFIGNRVGVYSMAKVMELTQELGLTIEEADTLTGSILGRPKTGTFKLGDLVGLDTAYNVTKGLQQNTTGDQMIQDLKESKFLDFLIENKFLGDKTKKGFYYKEVDKEGNTNRFALNLDTLEYRPMERAKVAAVETAKQAGSTKNKLAALLKADGKHGDLIRKHFASLFAYVSQRVPEITDVFYPIDDAIRTGYAWKYGPFETWDYVGLTKGIELVESEGYQVSEWVKELAATGADSFYKVEGGKKLYYNQNSKQFEPIPGQDAFIILDNIRKTNEIWSNKEASIQDLGDGIINLEFRSKMNSLGGGVLQGINKAIDLAEKDHRGLVIGNQADNFSVGANLAMIMMMAAEQDWWDLNMAIKMFQDTMMRVRYSDIPVVVAPHGMTLGGGCEMTMHADKVVAAGETYIGLVEVGVGLIPGGGGSKEFALRAAKNVIADDVKTNHLRDAFMNIAMAKVATSAYEAKNMGIIRDQDIIVVDKDRQIAEAKKHAIIMAEAGYTRPIKQKVKVLGREAQGMFYVGTDQLVAGRYASDHDRLIANKLGYVMTGGNLSEATEVSEQYLLDLEREVFLSLCGERKTLERIQHMLKTGKPLRN; from the coding sequence ATGAGAAGACACATTAAACATGTTACTGTATTAGGATCAGGGGTTATGGGATCTGGTATTGCATGTCATTTTGCAAATATCGGTGTAGAAGTCTTGATGTTAGATATGGTGCCTCGCGAGCTTACGCCACAAGAGCAAGCGAAAGGGTTGACTTTAGAAAGTAAAGTTGTTCGTAACAGAACGGCTCAATCTCATCTAGATGCAGCACTTAAAAGCAATCCTTCCCCAATTTACGACAAAGCTTTTGCTTCACGTATAACTGTCGGTAACTTTGATGATGATTTAGAGAAAATTAAAAACTCGGATTGGGTCATCGAAGTAATTATTGAACGTTTAGATATTAAACAAGCTATGTTCGAAAAGGTGGATGCTTTACGCAAACCAGGAACATTGGTAACATCTAATACATCTGGTATTCCAATTCATATGATGTCGGAAGGAAGATCAGAAGATTTCCAAAAACATTTCTGTGGAACACACTTCTTTAATCCTCCACGTTACTTAAAATTATTTGAAGTAATTCCTGGTCCAAAAACGGATCAATCTGTTTTAGATTTCTTTATGAATTACGCAGGTTTATTCTTAGGAAAAACAGCTGTTTTATGTAAAGATACTCCAGGATTCATCGGAAATAGAGTTGGGGTTTATTCGATGGCAAAAGTAATGGAGCTAACGCAAGAGTTAGGTCTTACAATCGAAGAAGCAGATACATTAACAGGGTCTATTTTAGGTCGACCTAAAACTGGAACATTCAAATTAGGAGATTTAGTTGGTTTAGATACGGCGTATAATGTTACGAAAGGCTTACAACAAAATACGACGGGAGACCAAATGATTCAAGATTTAAAAGAGTCTAAATTCTTAGATTTCTTGATTGAAAATAAATTCTTAGGAGATAAAACAAAAAAAGGATTCTATTACAAAGAAGTAGATAAAGAAGGAAACACAAATCGATTTGCTTTAAACTTAGATACTTTAGAATATCGTCCGATGGAACGTGCAAAAGTTGCTGCAGTTGAAACAGCAAAACAAGCAGGTTCTACAAAAAATAAATTAGCCGCTTTATTAAAAGCTGATGGAAAACACGGAGATTTAATTCGTAAACATTTTGCATCATTATTTGCTTATGTTTCTCAACGTGTTCCAGAAATTACAGATGTATTCTATCCAATCGACGACGCAATTCGTACAGGTTATGCTTGGAAATATGGTCCTTTCGAAACATGGGATTATGTTGGTTTAACTAAAGGAATTGAGTTAGTAGAATCAGAAGGATATCAAGTTTCAGAATGGGTAAAAGAATTAGCTGCAACTGGAGCAGATTCTTTTTATAAAGTTGAAGGGGGTAAAAAATTATACTACAACCAAAATTCAAAACAGTTCGAACCAATTCCAGGTCAAGATGCATTTATTATTTTAGATAATATCCGTAAAACGAATGAAATTTGGTCGAACAAAGAAGCTTCTATTCAAGATTTAGGAGATGGAATCATCAATTTAGAATTCCGTTCAAAAATGAATTCTTTAGGAGGTGGAGTTTTACAAGGAATCAACAAAGCAATTGATTTAGCTGAAAAAGACCACAGAGGTTTAGTAATCGGTAATCAAGCAGATAATTTCTCTGTCGGAGCAAATTTAGCAATGATTATGATGATGGCTGCCGAACAAGATTGGTGGGATTTAAATATGGCAATCAAAATGTTCCAAGATACGATGATGCGTGTTCGTTATTCTGATATTCCTGTAGTAGTTGCTCCTCACGGAATGACTTTAGGTGGTGGATGTGAAATGACAATGCATGCAGATAAAGTAGTTGCAGCTGGTGAAACTTACATCGGATTAGTTGAAGTTGGTGTTGGTTTGATTCCTGGAGGAGGTGGATCGAAAGAGTTTGCTTTACGAGCTGCTAAAAATGTTATAGCAGATGACGTTAAAACAAATCACTTAAGAGATGCTTTCATGAACATCGCAATGGCAAAAGTGGCTACTTCTGCTTACGAAGCGAAAAACATGGGAATTATTCGTGATCAAGACATTATCGTAGTGGATAAAGATCGTCAAATCGCAGAAGCAAAGAAACATGCAATCATTATGGCTGAAGCTGGATATACACGTCCAATCAAACAAAAAGTGAAAGTATTGGGTCGCGAAGCGCAAGGGATGTTCTATGTAGGAACAGATCAATTAGTAGCTGGGCGTTACGCTTCAGACCACGATCGTTTAATTGCGAATAAATTAGGATATGTAATGACAGGTGGAAACTTATCTGAAGCGACAGAAGTATCAGAACAATACTTATTAGACTTAGAAAGAGAAGTGTTCTTATCATTATGTGGTGAACGTAAAACGTTAGAGCGTATCCAACACATGTTAAAAACAGGTAAACCATTACGTAACTAA
- a CDS encoding acetyl-CoA C-acyltransferase has protein sequence MKQAYIVTGYRTAVGKAPKGTLRFTRPDELAATVLKRLMEDYPTLDPARIDDLIVGCAMPEAEQGLNMARLISLMGLSTDKVPGVTVNRYCASGSEAIALAAAKIRTGMAECIIAGGAESMSYIPMGGYKPIPETDMAKDHPDYYWGMGLTAEAVANEFKVSREEQDQFAFNSHQKALKALAEGKFDSQIVPVEVEYNFLDANEKIQTKKTIFKQDEGPRADTSLEGLAKLRPVFANGGSVTAGNSSQMSDGAAFVMVMSEDMVKELGLEPVARLVSYATVGLAPRIMGMGPLYAIPKALEQAGLQLQDIDLFELNEAFASQSVAIMRELEMDVSKVNVSGGAIALGHPLGCSGTKLTVQLLHEMEARKAKYGMVTMCVGTGQGAASVFEYLK, from the coding sequence ATGAAACAAGCATATATTGTTACAGGATATAGAACAGCAGTAGGTAAAGCACCAAAAGGAACTTTACGTTTTACTCGTCCAGACGAATTAGCGGCGACTGTTCTTAAACGATTAATGGAGGATTATCCAACATTAGATCCAGCACGTATCGACGATTTAATCGTAGGATGTGCAATGCCAGAAGCAGAACAAGGTTTGAATATGGCACGTTTAATCTCGTTAATGGGATTAAGCACAGATAAAGTACCAGGAGTTACAGTAAATCGTTATTGTGCATCAGGTTCTGAAGCAATTGCATTAGCAGCGGCTAAAATTAGAACTGGAATGGCAGAATGTATCATTGCGGGTGGAGCTGAGTCAATGTCGTATATTCCAATGGGAGGTTACAAGCCAATTCCAGAAACGGATATGGCAAAAGATCATCCGGATTATTATTGGGGTATGGGATTAACAGCTGAAGCAGTTGCAAACGAATTTAAAGTTTCTCGTGAAGAACAAGATCAGTTTGCGTTTAATTCGCATCAAAAAGCGTTAAAAGCATTGGCTGAAGGAAAATTTGATTCTCAAATTGTTCCGGTTGAGGTAGAATATAATTTCTTAGATGCGAATGAGAAAATACAAACGAAAAAAACAATCTTCAAACAAGACGAAGGACCACGTGCAGATACTTCATTAGAAGGTTTAGCAAAATTACGTCCAGTTTTCGCAAATGGAGGTTCAGTTACAGCAGGTAATTCATCTCAAATGTCAGACGGTGCTGCTTTCGTAATGGTAATGTCTGAGGATATGGTAAAAGAGTTAGGTTTAGAGCCAGTTGCTCGCTTAGTTTCTTATGCTACTGTAGGTTTAGCGCCACGTATCATGGGAATGGGGCCTTTATATGCGATTCCAAAAGCATTAGAGCAAGCTGGATTACAATTACAAGATATCGATTTATTCGAATTAAATGAAGCGTTCGCTTCTCAATCCGTTGCCATTATGCGCGAATTAGAGATGGATGTATCAAAAGTGAACGTTAGTGGTGGTGCGATTGCATTAGGTCACCCACTTGGATGTTCGGGAACAAAATTAACTGTTCAATTATTACACGAAATGGAAGCGCGTAAAGCAAAATACGGTATGGTAACGATGTGTGTCGGAACTGGTCAAGGTGCTGCTTCTGTTTTCGAATATTTAAAATAA
- a CDS encoding acyl-CoA dehydrogenase family protein → MSTNPNRLIGGQYLIKDASYNDIFTYEDLSEEQRMILESAKEFIDKEVVPNKHKIEKKDYALIEELMRKIGELGLLGISVPEEYGGMGMGFVTTMLVCDYISGATGSLATAFGAHTGIGTMPITLYGTEEQKQKYLPKLASGEVFASYCLTEPEAGSDANSGKTKARLSEDGKEYIITGQKMWITNAGFADIFIVFARIDDDKNITGFIIEKDKAGEGFTLGEEEDKLGIVSSSTRQVFLNEVRVPVENMLGERNGGFKIAMNALNVGRIKLGAACLDAQRRVLDNSLQYALERKQFGVSINTFGAIKEKLADMAVATFTSEAGAYRAAKDVEDAIADNIAKGMAHNEAELKGIEEYAIEASILKVWISEAAQVASDQGIQIYGGMGYSKEMPMEGAWRDARISRIYEGTNEINSLLCVSMLVKRAFQGKLDLMTPAMGIADELMSIPSFDIPDYSELFAQEKEIIANLKKVFFMVAGAALQKFGANLEEHQQLILAASRIMQEVYMVESAMLRAEKLANTKGADSVVNAEKLVKLQLFKSVEIVKTEATRGIISFTEGDEQRMMLSGLRRFTRYNEYPNIVNLKTEIADLLIAENKYTF, encoded by the coding sequence ATGTCTACAAATCCAAACAGATTAATTGGAGGTCAATATTTAATAAAAGACGCTTCATACAATGATATATTTACTTACGAAGATTTATCAGAAGAACAACGTATGATTTTAGAATCTGCGAAAGAGTTTATCGATAAAGAAGTAGTTCCAAATAAACATAAAATTGAGAAAAAAGATTATGCATTAATCGAAGAGTTGATGCGTAAAATTGGTGAATTAGGATTGTTAGGAATCTCTGTTCCGGAAGAATACGGCGGAATGGGAATGGGATTCGTTACAACAATGTTGGTTTGTGATTACATTTCTGGAGCTACTGGTTCTTTAGCAACAGCTTTTGGTGCGCATACAGGGATTGGAACGATGCCAATTACTTTATATGGTACGGAAGAGCAAAAGCAAAAATATTTACCAAAATTAGCTTCAGGTGAGGTTTTCGCTTCTTATTGTTTAACTGAACCAGAAGCTGGATCAGATGCTAATTCAGGAAAAACAAAAGCTCGCTTATCTGAAGATGGGAAAGAATATATCATCACAGGTCAAAAAATGTGGATTACTAATGCAGGTTTCGCTGATATATTCATTGTTTTTGCTCGCATCGATGATGATAAAAATATTACAGGTTTCATCATAGAGAAAGATAAAGCAGGAGAAGGATTTACTTTAGGGGAAGAAGAGGATAAATTAGGTATTGTTTCGTCATCTACTCGTCAAGTATTTTTAAATGAAGTTCGTGTTCCTGTCGAGAACATGTTAGGAGAAAGAAACGGAGGGTTTAAAATTGCGATGAATGCTTTAAACGTAGGTCGTATCAAATTAGGTGCTGCTTGTTTAGATGCTCAGCGTCGTGTGTTAGATAATTCTTTACAATACGCTTTAGAAAGAAAACAATTTGGTGTTTCTATCAATACGTTTGGTGCGATTAAAGAAAAGTTAGCGGATATGGCTGTTGCTACATTCACTTCTGAAGCGGGTGCTTACCGCGCTGCAAAAGATGTTGAAGATGCAATTGCAGATAATATAGCGAAAGGAATGGCTCATAATGAAGCTGAATTAAAAGGTATTGAAGAATACGCAATTGAAGCTTCTATCTTAAAAGTTTGGATTTCTGAAGCTGCTCAAGTTGCTTCGGATCAAGGAATCCAAATTTATGGAGGTATGGGATATTCTAAAGAAATGCCTATGGAAGGTGCTTGGAGAGATGCTCGTATTTCTAGAATTTACGAAGGAACAAACGAAATCAACTCCTTATTATGTGTGTCGATGTTAGTAAAACGTGCATTCCAAGGTAAGCTAGATTTGATGACTCCAGCAATGGGAATTGCAGACGAATTAATGTCAATTCCATCTTTCGATATTCCTGATTATTCAGAATTATTTGCTCAAGAAAAAGAAATCATCGCAAACTTAAAGAAAGTGTTCTTTATGGTTGCAGGTGCGGCTTTACAAAAATTCGGAGCTAATTTAGAGGAACATCAACAACTAATTTTGGCTGCTTCTCGTATCATGCAAGAGGTTTACATGGTTGAATCAGCAATGTTACGTGCAGAGAAATTAGCAAATACTAAAGGTGCTGACTCAGTTGTAAATGCAGAAAAATTAGTAAAATTACAATTATTCAAATCGGTAGAGATTGTTAAGACTGAAGCAACTCGTGGAATTATTTCATTCACTGAAGGAGATGAACAACGTATGATGTTATCAGGTTTAAGAAGATTTACACGTTACAACGAATATCCAAACATTGTGAATTTAAAAACTGAAATAGCTGATTTATTAATCGCTGAAAACAAATATACTTTTTAA